GTGCTTGGGCATGCTCGCTCACAAACGCGATGAATTGGACGAGGCTATACAGCACTATCACTCTGCGCTGTCGATCAACGCGCGAGACGCGCATGCGACCGAGTTGCTGGATTTCGTCTTGCAAGAGCGACTTGAGTATGGCGTCGCCAAATTTACACGTTACGATCCGAACGGTAGGCTGTTCAGCAAGTCGGAGCAGCACTACAAGGCAGCCGAGGACGACATGCGAAAGCGCAAGGGAAAAAGTCGACAACTCGACGCCTTGTCGCCCAACGCATCGAGCCCAAGTCCAGAACCAACGCACATGTCGGCTTCATTGCACTTGTCGAAATCTAGCCTGCAACATGGCGCACCGAGCCCCACCGACCAATCGTCGTTCGGCCAACATGCGTCCATACACGCCTCGGCAGCTGacgcttccaccgccaccgctgccGAAATGAGCCTCGACACCTCCTCTGTCCCCTCCACTATGCTCCGCACGCATCGCACAATCCATGATGCAGTAGATCAGAGTAGCATTCTCATGGACGAGTCTACCTCTTGATACCGACCCACTCTGATGCACAGCATGTAATAATCGAAAACTAAAGTTAAATCCAAACCAAGACCAAAAAAACCCCGCGACGGCATGTGGCACGCAAACAGAGGTGTGAAATTGAATGCAGAAATCAATTGTTGACATGCACCTCGGTGTGCTGTTTGATGTGGCGGCtcttgtcgacgagctgcttgaactgttcgaagaagaggaagaggagcgtTGTCTGGGGCTGCAACCTGAGCCAGGCTGGGGTCCAACCTCTGAAGAAGACAGCAGGGCCGTCTTTGGCGAGTGCGTCACGGATGACGCTGGAAACGCGCATGTTGGCGCCAGCGCTGTTTTTCAAGTTCTGGACGCGCGACTTGACGACATCGATCGGTGTGCAGAGTGTAGTGCTCAACGTACCAGCACAGAAGCTCGCAGCGGTCTGCAGAAGCGCGCCGTCAGGAATcacgtcgagcttctggAGAATGCGCTTGAAAAGATCGTACGATCCGAGTTGCGAAATGTTCATCACGACGGAACGGAAGACGTTGGGCGAAAGACCTCGGAACAACGTCGACGCACCGTCATCCTTGACGATGCGGACGAGTCCGTCGACGCAGTTCTTGTAGCCGTATCGTGCGTCTTTGGCCAGATTCAGGTCCGAACACATCCGAACCAAGACGATCTCGGCAGGGTTGCCAACCACACCAGCTACAGCACCTGCGGTTCCAGAGCACAACGCGAGCTCTCCCGTGGTAGGCGCTTTACCGGAACGCGCACTAACGCGCGACTTCATATCCTCGTATACCGCGAAGCGCGTCACCGAATACGTAAATTGACGCAGCAACGTCGCAGTCAAGCCGTGCCAAAGACTAGTGACGCCTTCCGTCTGAACTGAACGCACAATCGTCCTGAACATGCCCTGCTTCACCGTGGCGGTTTGGAGACGGTATTTGGTCAGGTCCAGAGGATGTGTGATCGatgcagcgcagcagccggCTGCGCCTGTGTGTTTGAGAAGTAAAAACACAAAAACGAAaacgagcagcgagatcaCCAAGTGTCAGTATACGCTATACGTACAAGGCTCGAGCCGCCACACGATGAGTGGCAATGGTTCGAGCCGATCGAAATTGCAACTCACCTCCTAGCCAGAAAGGATAGGTCTTTGGAGCCGCCTTGTtgttggaagaggagctggctgcagcgccagcgccagcgccagcaaGTGCTCCCTTGGCAGCATTCAAGGTGCCAGCGTTGGTACCAGACGCCGAGGGGATGCGAAACGTCGACATGGAGCTGAAAGCAAGATGCTGCACTCGGATGGATTACAAGAGCGGGAGAATACGAGGATACGCTGAGCGATGCTGATAACGGGCGCGCGGGATCTGGAGAACAACGCTTGCTGATCGCAACCAAGGTCAAGGATGCTATCTATCTGCTAAGAGAGCGAAGAGCggacgagcgagccaaaGGATCGACGTGATGTGAGAAGCGGGAAGAGGGCAGAGCCAACGTCCGATCGACGCGCTTCTTTTAAAAGCAGAGGCCAGCGAGGGGAACGGCGAGCGGGCGGGCGGGCGGGCGGGCGGGCGCGCCGCAAAGTGGGCGCTCAGCGCAGCAGTAACCGAGTCACGGCGAGGTGCGGAGAGCGGAGAACACGCTCGGCGGTGTGTAAATTGCGCAACGCAACCGTATGGAAAGAGCCGGACGCAATCATggatcatgaatcatgaatcgtgaatcgtgaatcgtgaatcgtgaatctcagCCAGCGCTTCACCACAGACGCACCTCAACCAGACGCCCAGTCCCGTGTCCAGTGTCCGCGCGCGCCCTGTGTCAAGACGCGTCTCTTGCACCGACAGTGCCGAGTGCATGTCACACTTGTACTAGTTAATCCCGACTTGGACTCTGTGGTTCGTTTGCTCGCATCTATATTGGCGTGCTTAGTCGCCGCGCTCGCTCAAGCGAGACAGAGCAGTGAGCGCTCCATCAAGTGCATGACATGCTCAGCACGCATCTGGCGCGCGCATCCAAGCTTGAATCGGCCGAGCGCTATTGCATCTTTGCCGAAGGCTGTGGCTCTTGAGCACGAGCCATCCAGCAGCGCTCCAGCAGCGCTCCAGCTCTCCGACTGCCAACCTCGTGACTGCCGCCCCaaaaaatcgtgattctgtgattgtcGCTTGGCAGATTGATAAGACAGGCACCAAAACAGAAAATGCGGGGTAAAAGCTGCAGGGTCTGCCCTGCCCAATCGTAGATTCGTCGCATATCGCCCGATCGATTATGTATTAGTTTGGGATCGCTGATCTGCACTTCACCCAGGCCAAAAAACGACCAGCGACCAGTTTTCCAAAAgtgacattcgtgattcgtgattcacaattcgtggttcgtgattcgtggttaTTTAACGTTCTTCAAGATATACTGTACTTGTTGGCGGGCTTGGTGCAAGCAGAGCGATGTGGAGTTGAACAGCGTCGCGTCGGAAAGATCCGCAGCTGAtcttcacgattgactTTTGGTAGATTTGTTTTGTCGGGATATACTTCTGACTCCAAACCCACGTTGCTGTTATCGATATGAGGTGTATGTGTGTGCAGATATAGGACGAGTATTCCCGAATGCTCGCAACCGATCAAGACCGGAATCCCGCTTGTGCCGATCCACCTGGTAGAATGATATTCCCTGCGATGTTCTCACCACCGCCGCAACCAACAGCGCACGTGCAAGACGTAAGATATGCCCTCACCCACTCCATTTCCCAAAACGTGCGCGGTGGtgcacaatcacgagtaGTAAGCAACAACCGACTCGCAGAACTCAAACACACAGCTGCGTTCGGTAGAAGATGCCGGTCGAGGTGGGTGGGTGGGTCACTTTAGAGCTCCGCCTCCATGCTCGACTCTTGTCCGCTCTCCTGCCTCAACCCCAGCGCACCGAGCAGGTTGTTCATCGTCATATCCGCCATAGCTCGACGTGTCTCGGTGGTGCCACTGCCGATATGCGGTAACAGCGCCACTTTGTCTCTGCAATCAGGCGCGAGCAGAGGGTGATCCGCGTGGACGACTGGTgcgagaagaaaaaaagaaaagaaaagaaaaagaaaaaaaaattCGCCGAACCGCCATCACAGTATGCGATGATTATCCGTGATCAGTTGCGAGTACTGTATTTGGCCAAGCATGGCGGTTAAAACGGACATTCGGAAACAGCAGGAGGGGAAAACTCGCCTCTCGCCGTCATCAATGACGAGGGGTGATTTCTTCCGATGGGATTCACGGAAACGCTCCGATGCGAGTAGTGAAGACGTTCGGATCTTGCCGAGTTCTGCTGGGATGTTTCCGATTCTCGCTACCTATAGGGGGACAACGTACCTGGCTCTCCTTCGATAACGTCCAGTCCGGCTCCGGCGATCTTGTCGTTCCGGAGTGCGTCGACCAACGCGGCTGTGTCGACAGTGCCACCACGCGATGCGTTGATCATGTAGGCCGACGGCCTTCAAGCCGAGATCGGGAAACAAAGCAAACCAAGAGCAAACGAATCAGGCCATGATCTGTGGTCAGCATGGTGGATCTTGTTTCTGGTTGCAGCATCACTTACTTCATGGCGTCCAAGAATTGCTTGCTAACAAtgtgcttggtgctggGATTCAGATCGACCATCACAAATACGAGATCGGCTTGGTTTGCCATCTCGAATTTGTCCTCGACATTCTCCACCTGGATCGTCTGGACGGGAAAACGATCTTGCATCAACGAGGCAAAGTACGcgtcgtgctcgtcgaaaGGCCTTGGCTTCGACGTCGTATACACGATTCTTGCTGGTTTGAAAGCGaccagcagcttgcagAGCGATTGGGAAATGTTACCGAATCCCAGAAATCCGATTGTCTTGCCTCGAATCTGAGGTCCCGTAAAGCACGTCGGTGTCCAAGGGTTCTGTGGCCATTCACCTTGGCGCACCGTTCGAATCGCAAGCGGCACCTGGCGCGTCACCATCAATGCGAGAAGAAGACAGACTTCGGCCACGGCATCATCGAGCACGCGCGGAGTGTTGCCCACTCGAACGCCACGTTCCTTGCACAGCGCGAGGTCAATGTGGTCGTAACCAACCGACATGGTGGAAATCACTTTGAGTGATGCCCCTGCTGCATCCAGGAACTCGGCATCCACCTTCTCGGAAAGGCAGATCACCGCGCCACACACCGAGTGGTTGCGCAAGTTCGACAGCACCCATTCTCGCGACGGTGCTTGCTCACCTTCAGCGTCAGGTCGTGTAATGAGTTGCACTTGACCAGCCGCTTCGGCTCGTTTCAGCACCGAGGACGGCATCGTTCGGCAGACAAGGATCTTGGGTACCGCCATGATTCCGATAGGCTACGACGTTGTCTGTTGCTTTGGGTAGGCGATGAGGTAGAGTAATGTGGTACTGGACAGAATGAGACACACAAAGGGCTAACGCTGTCAAGAACACACAGCGTTGATCAACCCCCACGTCGAGATACACGATTTTTATCGAGGAAAAGTAGACGTGGGGGCGTCCGTGCGCGAAACccagtcacagtcacgagtgtgtgaGTATGAGGGACCTTTGCGGGATACCAAAGTGGGCCatgccaatcgtgaatcatcgTACCATCCCACGTCGCTTGCGTACTCGTTACCTCATAGCTGAGCGCATTGATCGCGGTTCCTTTTGCCTCTCCATCTTGGAGCGtagcaacagcatcatgGCTCCAATCCGTTCCAAGCTGTGCTGTACTCGTTCAATTCGTGGTTTGTTCCCTGATTTCGGCTTTCCCCTCACCCACCCTGTCGTTCACCTTTCGCTTTTGGATCTTCGTTTCATCCTTTTGTTTCAGAATGCTAGTAGCGGACATGGCTGACGACTCCAAAAAGTCGGTCTCACTCTTTATGAGTGGCAGCTTTGCCGTTCAATGATCGCTCTCGTCCCTCCGACATTACTCTTGCCTGTCGCGTAGCTTGTACAGTGCTTTGGACGCAGTAGTGTTGTAAGGCCACTTGCAGAGGTTGCTACATATGCGCGATGCTTGTCGACAGTTCCGAATCGTAGTCAGCTAGACACGACCTGgtgctgttgttgctccTTAGGGCTGCAGGCATAGCGTTACCATGGCTCCGTCTAGGATCAGGACCAGGTCGTTTCATCATGTCTCTGTCTGGATGAATTCGTCCAAGAGCTCTTCCACTTCGGTGAGCGCCGGCTCTTTGATGACGCTACCTGAGTATGTCGTAAGAGGTTCTTCTTCCTGTTTGTCTTGATTACTGTTCTCCAT
This Mycosarcoma maydis chromosome 11, whole genome shotgun sequence DNA region includes the following protein-coding sequences:
- a CDS encoding uncharacterized protein (related to glycerate dehydrogenase), which produces MAVPKILVCRTMPSSVLKRAEAAGQVQLITRPDAEGEQAPSREWVLSNLRNHSVCGAVICLSEKVDAEFLDAAGASLKVISTMSVGYDHIDLALCKERGVRVGNTPRVLDDAVAEVCLLLALMVTRQVPLAIRTVRQGEWPQNPWTPTCFTGPQIRGKTIGFLGFGNISQSLCKLLVAFKPARIVYTTSKPRPFDEHDAYFASLMQDRFPVQTIQVENVEDKFEMANQADLVFVMVDLNPSTKHIVSKQFLDAMKPSAYMINASRGGTVDTAALVDALRNDKIAGAGLDVIEGEPVVHADHPLLAPDCRDKVALLPHIGSGTTETRRAMADMTMNNLLGALGLRQESGQESSMEAEL
- a CDS encoding putative dicarboxylic acid transmembrane transporter, encoding MSTFRIPSASGTNAGTLNAAKGALAGAGAGAAASSSSNNKAAPKTYPFWLGGAAGCCAASITHPLDLTKYRLQTATVKQGMFRTIVRSVQTEGVTSLWHGLTATLLRQFTYSVTRFAVYEDMKSRVSARSGKAPTTGELALCSGTAGAVAGVVGNPAEIVLVRMCSDLNLAKDARYGYKNCVDGLVRIVKDDGASTLFRGLSPNVFRSVVMNISQLGSYDLFKRILQKLDVIPDGALLQTAASFCAGTLSTTLCTPIDVVKSRVQNLKNSAGANMRVSSVIRDALAKDGPAVFFRGWTPAWLRLQPQTTLLFLFFEQFKQLVDKSRHIKQHTEVHVNN